A stretch of DNA from Flexistipes sp.:
TCTTTCCACCAGAACGCCGTTGTCTTCAAACTGTTTGACAACCTGGGGATTATGAATAATAGGTCCCAATGTCCTGACATTATCTTTTATATGCGACTGCTCTTTTACGATATTTATAGCCCTTTCCACACCGAAACAAAATCCGGCATAATCGGCCAGATAAATTTTCATTGAATGCTCTCCCCGGCCTCTCTTTTTTTATTTACGATTTTCATTATTTCCTGCACAACTTCATCCACAGTCAAACCGGTGGTATCGACTTCTACAGCATCCTCAGCTTTAAGAAGGGGTGCAGTCTGTCTTTTGGTGTCGGTTTCATCCCTTTTCACAAGATCATCTTTTACTTCATCAAAGCTTATCTCCGGGTATTTTTCCTTAAGCTCAGCATAGCGTCTGTGGGATCGCTCATCAACGGAGGCATTAAGAAAAATTTTCACTTCCGCATCAGGTATAACTACGGTACCGATATCTCTGCCGTCCATAATAACATTCTTTCTTGAAGCAAGTTTTTTCTGCTTTTTTGTCAGAATCTCTCTTATTTTTTTGTCCGCAGCCACTTCGCTGACTTTTGCAGAAACCTCAGGTGTTCTCACAGCTTCGGTTACATCATATTCAGACTCCTGAAGCAGCAGGATTACTCTCTGTGTATCATCATTCTGCAAGAAGTCAATCTCTGTATCTCTGACAAGTTCTTCCAATGCATCTCCATTCACATGGAATTCCAGAGATATATATGCACAGGCTCTGTACATTGCTCCAGTGTCAATATATATCAGCCCTAATTTTTTAGCCAGTATTTTCGAGATTGTGCTCTTGCCGCTGCCGGCAGGACCGTCAATGGCAATTCTCAACAAGAAGTAACCTCTAGTTTTTCAATATTTTGGAGAAATTCAGGAAAAGATACATCAACACAAGCTATATCGTCAATAGGGAGGTTACCAAAACGCTTGGACAGAAGGATATTAACCATTGCTATCCTGTGATCATCAAAAGATTTAAGTTCAGCTTTCATGTTGACAGATTCTAAAGGATAAATTTTTAATCCGTCATCAAACTCTTCCACCTTAGCACCGAGGGAGCTTAGATTACAGACCAAAGCACTGATTCTGTCGGACTCCTTAACCCTCAACTCACCGGCATCCCTTATCTCCACCGGTTTATCCGCAAAAAGCCCTAAAGCAGCAATAGCCGGAATTTCATCAATAACATTTGCTATAATATCTCCGGAAATTTTACCGCCCTGCACATTTTGGGATTTGATACTTATATCACCAAAAGGCTCCCCGTCTTCGCCGTTTTTCAAATCCACATCAAATTTCACACCGAAGCTTTCCAGTACATCCAGCAGACCTGTGCGTGTTTTATTCAAACCAACATTTTTAATAACAACTTCACTGTTTTCAAACATCAGCGCAGCTGAAAGAAAAAAAGCTGAAGATGAAAAGTCCCCTGGTACCTTTACTTCGGAGGGCAAGAGTTTTCCTCCGCCGTTTACCGTTATAATATTTTTATCTACGGTCAAATCACATCCGAATTGACGCAGCATAATTTCAGAGTGGTTGCGTGTGGGTGTTGTTTCCGTATACGAACTTTTTCCATCAACCTGAGAAGCGGCAAGCAGAACAGCACTTTTAACCTGAGCACTTTTAACGGCGGCTTTTATATCAGATGAAAACATTCTTGCAGGAGTAACCGCTAAGGGGAGCAGCCTGTTATCCTGTCTGCCGTAAATTTTCGCACCCATCCGGCTTAATGGTGCAACTACCCTGTCCATAGGCCTTTTTTTGAGTGAATCGTCACCCGTTAAAATAAATAACTTACCCTGAGGAGCAAGCACTCCTGTAATCAGGCGGGCTGTTGTACCCGAGTTGCCGCAATCTATAATATCAGAAGGTTCTTTAAAGCACTTGAATCCGGGTGATTGTATCTTAAAGCCGTTTTCATTTTTTGTCACTTCCCCGCCCAGCATTTCCACAGCAGACATTGTACTCAGTGTATCTCTGGATAAGAGGGGATTTGATACATAACTCACACCTTCCGCCATCAGGGATAAAAGAAAAGCCCTGTGCGTTACTGACTTATCAGGGGGAACTGTTATTTCTCCTTTCAGGGAGTCAATTTTCTTAAATGTTTTCATATAAACACTGCCTTGCCGAGCTTACATGACGGATTTTCTTCATCAAAACCGATTTTTCTTTTTTATTAATCTGCTGTTTCCAGTCATTAAGAATAGCTATGTATTCATCGATAACATTATTTATATGTTCACTATTATCACTGAAAATATCGCTCCACATTACAGGGTCGCTGGCGGCAATCCGGGTGAAATCCTTAAACCCTCCGCCTGTATATTCAAGGAGATTTTTATCTTTTTTAAGAATAAGTTCCATCAGAGCAAAAGAGATAAGATGGGGAAAATGGCTGACTACACCGAATATTTCGTCATGGTATTCTGCATTCATCACTTTTACACTCATTCCGATTTTTTCATGCAGTCTTTTAAGAACATCCACAGTTATCTCATCACCATCTGTTAAGATATGAAGTGCACCTTTCAAAAGCTCCGCTTCAGAATTGGCAAATCCGGAAACCTCTTTTCCCGCGATCGGATGTCCGCCGCAGAAATTGAGACCAAGTTTTCGTGCTTCAGAGCAGATAGTAGTTTTCGTGCTGCAGGCATCGGTTATTAACGTTTTTACATTTTTGCTCCCAAGCTCGTGTAAAACTTCTATCCCGGCATTAACCGGCACGGCGATGTAAATAATAGCGGGCTCAAAGCTCAGAAACTCATCCATATCATCGGTAAGTCCTTCAAAAATACCACATTCAACTGCCGAAGAGATTGAATCAATGGATTTATCGTAACCGTAAACTTTTATACCTGCCTTATTAAAAGCTTTCGCCAGAGAACCGCCTATCAGGCCGAGACCAATTATTCCTATCTTTTCAGGCATTATTCTTCCAGATGCCTCTCTAAAGTGGCAGAAATTATCTTAATCCTCTTCATCAGTGTTGCAAATTCATCCGGAGTAATCGACTGGTCTCCGTCACTCATTGCTTCAGCCGGATTGGGGTGTACCTCGATAATAAGACCGTCGGCTCCCGCCGCAATTGCAGCCTGTGCCATAGGCAGGATACAATCTCTCCTCCCGGTGCCGTGGCTGGGGTCTACGACAACA
This window harbors:
- the cmk gene encoding (d)CMP kinase → MRIAIDGPAGSGKSTISKILAKKLGLIYIDTGAMYRACAYISLEFHVNGDALEELVRDTEIDFLQNDDTQRVILLLQESEYDVTEAVRTPEVSAKVSEVAADKKIREILTKKQKKLASRKNVIMDGRDIGTVVIPDAEVKIFLNASVDERSHRRYAELKEKYPEISFDEVKDDLVKRDETDTKRQTAPLLKAEDAVEVDTTGLTVDEVVQEIMKIVNKKREAGESIQ
- the aroA gene encoding 3-phosphoshikimate 1-carboxyvinyltransferase, with product MKTFKKIDSLKGEITVPPDKSVTHRAFLLSLMAEGVSYVSNPLLSRDTLSTMSAVEMLGGEVTKNENGFKIQSPGFKCFKEPSDIIDCGNSGTTARLITGVLAPQGKLFILTGDDSLKKRPMDRVVAPLSRMGAKIYGRQDNRLLPLAVTPARMFSSDIKAAVKSAQVKSAVLLAASQVDGKSSYTETTPTRNHSEIMLRQFGCDLTVDKNIITVNGGGKLLPSEVKVPGDFSSSAFFLSAALMFENSEVVIKNVGLNKTRTGLLDVLESFGVKFDVDLKNGEDGEPFGDISIKSQNVQGGKISGDIIANVIDEIPAIAALGLFADKPVEIRDAGELRVKESDRISALVCNLSSLGAKVEEFDDGLKIYPLESVNMKAELKSFDDHRIAMVNILLSKRFGNLPIDDIACVDVSFPEFLQNIEKLEVTSC
- a CDS encoding prephenate dehydrogenase, with translation MPEKIGIIGLGLIGGSLAKAFNKAGIKVYGYDKSIDSISSAVECGIFEGLTDDMDEFLSFEPAIIYIAVPVNAGIEVLHELGSKNVKTLITDACSTKTTICSEARKLGLNFCGGHPIAGKEVSGFANSEAELLKGALHILTDGDEITVDVLKRLHEKIGMSVKVMNAEYHDEIFGVVSHFPHLISFALMELILKKDKNLLEYTGGGFKDFTRIAASDPVMWSDIFSDNSEHINNVIDEYIAILNDWKQQINKKEKSVLMKKIRHVSSARQCLYENI